One genomic window of Microtus ochrogaster isolate Prairie Vole_2 unplaced genomic scaffold, MicOch1.0 UNK41, whole genome shotgun sequence includes the following:
- the LOC101999488 gene encoding olfactory receptor 52K1-like: MSGWSNGTYNESYTSFLLVGFPGIQEARALLVMPFLSLYLVILFTNALVIHTVASQQTLHQPMYLLITLLLAVNVCTATTVLPAMLFSFSTRFNRISLPQCLGQMFCIYFLVFFDCNILLVMALDRYVAICYPLRYPEIVTGQLLAGLMGLAATRSTCIVAPVVVLASRVRFCRSDVIHHFACEHMALMKLSCGDISLNKTVGLTVRIFNRVLDMLLLGASYSRILHAVFKISSGGARSKALNTCGSHLLVIFTVYSSTMSSSIVYRVARAASQDTHNLLSAFYLLLPCLINPIIYGARTKEIRQHLVTLLQRTQKQVSTEKPQSLPSHRELPG, encoded by the coding sequence ATGTCAGGGTGGAGCAATGGCACCTACAATGAGTCCTACACCAGCTTCCTCCTGGTGGGCTTCCCAGGGATACAAGAAGCCAGAGCCCTCCTGGTGATGCCCTTCCTCAGCCTCTACCTGGTGATCCTCTTCACCAATGCCCTGGTCATCCACACAGTGGCATCCCAGCAGACCCTGCACCAGCCCATGTACCTGCTCATCACCCTGCTACTGGCTGTCAATGTCTGCACTGCCACCACCGTGCTTCCCGCCATGCTGTTCAGCTTCTCCACACGTTTCAACCGCATCTCCCTCCCTCAGTGCCTGGGACAGATGTTCTGcatttactttttggttttttttgactGCAACATCCTCCTGGTCATGGCCCTGGATCGCTATGTGGCTATCTGCTACCCTCTCCGCTACCCAGAGATAGTGACAGGACAGCTACTGGCTGGCCTGATGGGGTTGGCAGCCACCAGGAGCACATGCATCGTTGCTCCGGTGGTGGTGCTGGCCTCCCGAGTGCGCTTCTGCCGCTCAGATGTGATCCATCACTTTGCCTGTGAGCACATGGCCCTGATGAAGCTCTCCTGTGGGGACATCTCACTGAATAAGACCGTGGGACTCACTGTTCGCATCTTCAACAGAGTCCTGGATATGCTTCTGCTGGGAGCCTCTTATTCCCGCATCCTCCATGCCGTCTTCAAGATCTCATCAGGTGGAGCACGGTCTAAGGCCCTGAACACCTGTGGCTCCCACCTGCTGGTCATCTTCACTGTCTACTCCTCCACCATGTCCTCATCCATCGTCTACCGCGTGGCCCGTGCTGCCTCCCAAGACACACACAACCTGCTCAGTGCTTTCTACCTGCTGCTCCCATGTCTGATCAACCCCATCATCTATGGGGCCAGAACCAAGGAAATCAGGCAGCACCTGGTGACTCTGCTCCAAAGGACTCAAAAACAGGTCTCCACTGAGAAGCCCCAGTCCCTGCCCTCACATAGAGAGCTTCCTGGCTGA